In Cynocephalus volans isolate mCynVol1 chromosome 3, mCynVol1.pri, whole genome shotgun sequence, one DNA window encodes the following:
- the VPS37D gene encoding vacuolar protein sorting-associated protein 37D isoform X1, whose protein sequence is MYRARAARAGPEPGSPGRFGILSTGQLRDLLQDEPKLDRIVRLSRKFQGLQLEREACLASNYALAKENLALRPRLEMGRAALAIKYQELREVAENCADKLQRLEDSMHRWSPHCALGWLQAELEEAEQEAEEQMEQLLLGEQSLEAFLPAFQRGRALAHLRRTQAEKLQELLRRRERSAQPAPSAAADPPKPFPAAAVLPTGASRGPPAVPRSLPPLDSRPVPPLKGSPGCPLGPAPLLSPRPSQPEPPHR, encoded by the exons ATGTACCGGGCCCGGGCGGCGCGGGCGGGGCCGGAGCCCGGCAGCCCGGGGCGCTTTGGGATCCTCAGTACCGGGCAGCTCCGGGACCTGCTTCAGGATGAGCCCAAGCTGGACCGGATCGTGCGGCTCAGCAGGAAG TTCCAGGGCCTGCAGCTGGAGCGTGAGGCGTGCCTGGCCTCCAACTATGCACTGGCCAAGGAGAACCTGGCCCTGCGGCCCCGCCTGGAGATGGGCCGAGCTGCCCTGGCCATCAAATACCAGGAGCTTCGCGAGGTGGCTGAGAACTGTGCCGACAAGCTTCAGCGACTGG AGGACAGCATGCATCGCTGGAGCCCCCACTGtgcactgggctggctgcaggctGAGCTGGAAGAAGCTGAGCAGGAGGctgag GAGCAGATGGAACAGCTGCTGCTGGGGGAGCAGAGCCTGGAagccttcctgcctgccttccaGCGAGGCCGGGCCCTGGCCCACCTGAGGCGGACCCAGGCGGAGAAGCTACAGGAGCTGCTGCGGCGTCGGGAGCGGTCTGCCCAGCCGGCCCCCAGTGCTGCTGCCGATCCCCCCAAACCCTTCCCTGCTGCAGCTGTCCTACCCACTGGGGCCTCCCGGGGGCCACCAGCAGTGCCCCGGAGCCTGCCCCCCTTGGACTCCCGCCCAGTGCCCCCACTTAAGGGCTCCCCCGGGTGCCCCCTTGGCCCAGCCCCTCTGCTGAGCCCTCGGCCCTCGCAGCCAGAACCCCCCCATCGGTAG
- the VPS37D gene encoding vacuolar protein sorting-associated protein 37D isoform X2, with translation MYRARAARAGPEPGSPGRFGILSTGQLRDLLQDEPKLDRIVRLSRKGLQLEREACLASNYALAKENLALRPRLEMGRAALAIKYQELREVAENCADKLQRLEDSMHRWSPHCALGWLQAELEEAEQEAEEQMEQLLLGEQSLEAFLPAFQRGRALAHLRRTQAEKLQELLRRRERSAQPAPSAAADPPKPFPAAAVLPTGASRGPPAVPRSLPPLDSRPVPPLKGSPGCPLGPAPLLSPRPSQPEPPHR, from the exons ATGTACCGGGCCCGGGCGGCGCGGGCGGGGCCGGAGCCCGGCAGCCCGGGGCGCTTTGGGATCCTCAGTACCGGGCAGCTCCGGGACCTGCTTCAGGATGAGCCCAAGCTGGACCGGATCGTGCGGCTCAGCAGGAAG GGCCTGCAGCTGGAGCGTGAGGCGTGCCTGGCCTCCAACTATGCACTGGCCAAGGAGAACCTGGCCCTGCGGCCCCGCCTGGAGATGGGCCGAGCTGCCCTGGCCATCAAATACCAGGAGCTTCGCGAGGTGGCTGAGAACTGTGCCGACAAGCTTCAGCGACTGG AGGACAGCATGCATCGCTGGAGCCCCCACTGtgcactgggctggctgcaggctGAGCTGGAAGAAGCTGAGCAGGAGGctgag GAGCAGATGGAACAGCTGCTGCTGGGGGAGCAGAGCCTGGAagccttcctgcctgccttccaGCGAGGCCGGGCCCTGGCCCACCTGAGGCGGACCCAGGCGGAGAAGCTACAGGAGCTGCTGCGGCGTCGGGAGCGGTCTGCCCAGCCGGCCCCCAGTGCTGCTGCCGATCCCCCCAAACCCTTCCCTGCTGCAGCTGTCCTACCCACTGGGGCCTCCCGGGGGCCACCAGCAGTGCCCCGGAGCCTGCCCCCCTTGGACTCCCGCCCAGTGCCCCCACTTAAGGGCTCCCCCGGGTGCCCCCTTGGCCCAGCCCCTCTGCTGAGCCCTCGGCCCTCGCAGCCAGAACCCCCCCATCGGTAG